GGTCTCGCTCCCCTGCGCTCGCTGATCCTCGCGCTCTTCGACAACATCGAGCGCTACAAGAAGGTCTCGATCCGCTACGGCGCGAGAACGCCGGCGGACATCGTCTACAAGGACCTTCTGCCGGAGTGGAACAACAAGCCGAACACGGAGGTGCTCCAGACGATCGACGCGCCGCATCCAGACTGGGACGGCACGGTGGGCGTTATCACGGTTCTGCTGGAGGACCTGCCGTTCGACATGAAGACCGCGGTCGCGTGCGTCTGCGGTCCTCCGATCATGCTCAAGTTCGTCAATATCAAGCTCCTCGAGAAGGGCATGGACCCGAACAACATCTACCACTCGATGGAGCGCAACATGAGCTGCGGCCTCGGCAAGTGCGGCCACTGCATGATGGGCGAGTACTTCATCTGCAAGGATGGCCCGGTCATGACCGCGGCACAGGTCGCGAAGTTCGAGGATCCGTTCTAGGTCTAGACGACGGTGCTTGGCCCGAGAGGAAGTTGAGATGCCAGAGATCAGGAAGGCGTCGTGCCTCTTCTGCTCGCTCCAGTGCGGGTTCGGGATGGAGATGGACATGGACATCCCGGTCCGCGTCGACCTCGACACCGAGGCCAGGG
The window above is part of the Candidatus Effluviviaceae Genus V sp. genome. Proteins encoded here:
- a CDS encoding oxidoreductase — its product is SVIEEIKPETPTITTYRFRPKEPLTFEAGQFVELTVPGVGEAPFTPSSNPNVEETLEITIMKVGAVTEALEEMKVGDMVGLRGPYGNGYNMKDFDGKEILIVGGGVGLAPLRSLILALFDNIERYKKVSIRYGARTPADIVYKDLLPEWNNKPNTEVLQTIDAPHPDWDGTVGVITVLLEDLPFDMKTAVACVCGPPIMLKFVNIKLLEKGMDPNNIYHSMERNMSCGLGKCGHCMMGEYFICKDGPVMTAAQVAKFEDPF